From one Pontibacillus sp. HMF3514 genomic stretch:
- a CDS encoding glycosyltransferase family 4 protein, whose product MKIAHLISGGETGGSKNHLLSLLASFPKEEVTLIAMQKGELYEQAKEQGIDVQLLDQSSRYDLKVLTKLKNFIKDNGYDLLHTHGPRANLYGALIIKKLNIPWVTTIHSDPKLDFLKGGLKGKIFTKINLWSIKRIDHFFAVSERFKQDLIDIGIPGDRVSTIYNGINFSKSYAKGNLTREDLQLKQENFIIAMVARLHPIKGHNEVFEAMQNLSDPNVQLLLIGDGPEREDLQKKTKELNIQNQVHFLGFRDDVPDIYQISDVGLLASYSESFPLALLEAAREKTPVIATNVGGIPHMLEDTGWIIQPKDSQAITNSLQEAIQEKQAGSLAKRGEDFHNHASQNFSLEQLAEATKKMYKKIKKS is encoded by the coding sequence ATGAAGATAGCTCACCTCATTTCAGGAGGAGAGACCGGCGGATCCAAAAATCACCTCCTTAGCTTACTCGCGAGTTTCCCAAAAGAAGAAGTCACCCTAATCGCGATGCAAAAAGGAGAGTTGTACGAGCAAGCCAAAGAGCAAGGAATCGATGTGCAATTACTCGATCAGAGCTCACGTTACGATCTAAAGGTGCTCACCAAACTAAAAAACTTTATAAAAGACAATGGCTACGACCTCCTGCACACACATGGTCCAAGAGCCAACCTCTATGGAGCCTTAATCATAAAGAAACTCAATATCCCTTGGGTCACAACCATTCATAGTGATCCAAAACTGGACTTCCTAAAGGGTGGACTCAAAGGCAAGATATTTACCAAGATCAATCTTTGGTCTATCAAAAGAATCGACCATTTCTTCGCCGTATCCGAACGATTCAAACAAGATTTGATCGACATCGGCATTCCTGGAGATCGAGTTTCTACTATATATAATGGCATAAATTTTTCCAAATCCTATGCAAAAGGGAACTTAACTAGAGAAGATCTGCAACTAAAACAAGAAAACTTCATCATTGCTATGGTTGCTCGGCTCCATCCAATAAAAGGTCACAATGAAGTTTTCGAAGCGATGCAAAACCTAAGCGATCCAAACGTCCAACTTCTTTTGATAGGAGACGGACCAGAACGCGAGGATCTACAAAAGAAAACCAAAGAACTGAACATCCAAAACCAGGTACATTTCCTAGGTTTCCGAGACGATGTTCCAGACATATACCAAATCAGTGACGTTGGCTTACTCGCTTCCTATAGCGAAAGCTTCCCACTAGCACTCTTAGAAGCAGCAAGGGAAAAGACACCAGTCATCGCAACAAACGTAGGTGGCATCCCACACATGCTCGAAGACACTGGTTGGATCATACAGCCAAAAGATTCACAAGCAATAACCAACTCTCTACAAGAAGCCATCCAAGAAAAACAAGCTGGATCGCTCGCAAAAAGAGGAGAAGACTTCCACAATCACGCAAGTCAAAACTTCTCCTTAGAGCAACTGGCTGAGGCTACGAAAAAAATGTATAAAAAAATTAAAAAATCATGA
- a CDS encoding TolC family protein, producing the protein MKGKRIAIITAAVLTLPIGMVAGAQLESLNFKDAVNQIEKNDPNKIINASKPEISEDSQPYQGEFSDELDRIQETQNNYQDAQNIFQSEMTAYETMYNYWIAGQSVEVSHANLEKAQEELAMVRLEKENGAASEMDVLQSEMNLTNAEVSLEEAKQRYKMAKYQVNQKLDKQINAEWKLEKAPDVGLMPNSFYNPEMWSEDLAEHDALDTLEKSVEVYEEIVDETDSLDVIVTDPRKIREAQDDRDDAEDELEEYYKHELKVAKVQLQEQKDALQLLLHQKLDELKTLHLKIESYRSNIRKAKDMYENTKALIENGMSSQQQLTQSRLNIMNQTMQLNQAKKDYAVAKKEFHLFLNGYMPR; encoded by the coding sequence GTGAAGGGGAAACGCATTGCGATTATAACAGCTGCTGTACTGACGCTCCCGATTGGAATGGTTGCAGGGGCGCAGCTCGAATCGTTAAATTTTAAAGATGCTGTGAATCAAATCGAAAAGAACGATCCTAATAAAATCATCAACGCATCAAAACCAGAAATCTCCGAGGATTCACAGCCATACCAAGGTGAGTTCTCAGATGAGCTCGACCGCATCCAAGAAACCCAAAATAACTATCAAGACGCTCAAAATATATTCCAGTCCGAAATGACAGCTTACGAAACAATGTACAATTACTGGATCGCAGGACAAAGCGTAGAGGTAAGCCACGCTAACCTAGAAAAAGCGCAAGAGGAACTGGCTATGGTTCGTCTAGAAAAAGAAAACGGAGCGGCTTCTGAAATGGACGTTCTTCAATCTGAGATGAATCTAACAAACGCAGAAGTATCCTTAGAAGAAGCAAAGCAACGCTACAAAATGGCTAAGTACCAAGTCAATCAAAAACTAGACAAGCAAATCAACGCAGAGTGGAAACTAGAAAAAGCACCAGATGTCGGCTTAATGCCAAACTCGTTTTACAATCCAGAAATGTGGTCGGAAGATTTAGCGGAGCACGATGCCTTAGACACACTAGAGAAAAGTGTGGAAGTCTATGAAGAAATCGTGGACGAAACCGATTCATTAGATGTCATCGTAACAGACCCAAGAAAAATACGTGAGGCACAAGATGACCGAGATGACGCAGAAGATGAACTAGAAGAGTACTACAAGCACGAGTTAAAAGTAGCGAAAGTTCAACTTCAGGAACAAAAAGACGCGCTACAACTTTTGCTACATCAAAAACTAGATGAGCTAAAAACCCTTCACCTAAAAATCGAAAGCTATCGCTCAAACATTAGAAAAGCAAAAGATATGTACGAAAACACAAAAGCCCTCATCGAAAACGGCATGAGCAGTCAACAACAGCTCACCCAATCTCGACTTAACATCATGAACCAAACCATGCAACTGAACCAAGCGAAAAAAGATTATGCTGTAGCTAAAAAAGAATTTCATCTCTTCCTAAATGGATATATGCCGAGGTAA
- a CDS encoding nuclease-related domain-containing protein, producing MDTRHPKRDFIEDCLGQNRAGYKGEKRIRYYINLLNELNLQVLHSIRLPGYNTAFQMDYLLITQKVIIILEVKYLSGTITVGDPLQQCIQTDENGKERRIKDPLTQVKQHRLQLIRWLKKHFPHQIPIDYLIVNTHPSSIIRVVDPKSEYVEKFFAEERFPHKFQELVSSYSQTVLPPNRIHQLANLLKQKNTELDSTPLKTYNILPQEVLKGIMCPHCNKLSVIKGKKKWLCTLCGTTSSGFPRQAIKDYFLIFNNHISNKECREWLCVQSPDVVKRILSNMDLKVIGKGKNTRYYPRDSSFFRS from the coding sequence ATGGACACTCGGCACCCAAAGAGAGATTTCATCGAAGACTGCTTAGGCCAGAACCGAGCTGGATACAAAGGAGAAAAACGAATAAGGTACTACATTAATTTATTGAATGAACTTAACTTACAAGTTCTACACTCCATAAGACTCCCTGGATATAACACTGCATTCCAAATGGATTACCTTCTTATCACACAAAAAGTCATCATCATTCTTGAAGTTAAATATTTATCAGGAACAATAACCGTTGGAGACCCACTGCAACAATGTATCCAAACAGATGAAAATGGAAAGGAAAGACGAATCAAAGATCCACTCACACAAGTGAAGCAACACAGGCTTCAATTAATCAGATGGCTCAAAAAACACTTCCCACATCAAATCCCTATTGATTACCTCATCGTTAACACTCATCCATCAAGCATCATAAGAGTAGTAGATCCCAAGAGTGAATATGTAGAAAAATTCTTCGCCGAAGAACGATTCCCTCATAAATTCCAAGAGTTAGTCTCGTCTTACTCACAAACTGTTCTTCCTCCTAATAGGATCCACCAACTAGCCAACCTCCTAAAGCAGAAAAACACTGAATTAGATAGCACACCTTTAAAAACGTATAACATTCTCCCACAAGAAGTCTTAAAAGGTATAATGTGCCCACACTGTAATAAGCTCTCAGTTATAAAAGGGAAGAAAAAGTGGCTGTGTACATTATGTGGCACCACATCTTCAGGCTTCCCTCGCCAGGCTATCAAAGACTACTTTCTCATCTTTAATAATCACATCTCCAATAAGGAATGTAGAGAGTGGCTATGCGTTCAATCTCCTGATGTAGTGAAGCGGATATTATCGAACATGGACTTAAAGGTGATTGGAAAAGGAAAAAATACTAGGTACTATCCACGTGATAGCTCATTCTTCAGGTCGTGA
- the csaB gene encoding polysaccharide pyruvyl transferase CsaB: protein MKIVISGFYGLGNTGDEAILDAMIDNLRDSLDEPDITVFSLSPEQTASKHNVKSIYRGWRHDLWGKIKALLKADLLLSGGGGLLQDTTPTRIIGGPLPYYLLIVFLAKLCGTKVMFFSQGIGPVKTPYGKRLMKIFGNMADFITVRDAHSKDSLKKLGVKRPDSVVTSDIVFAYQGHEDTVAYDSLGLSGDEHLVGVSVRPWFEEKSYQREMAKLLDRLVEEKGVTPVFVPMEGEHDAEVSRRVVKQMNFGDRALVLGTDYSPNQYLQFIRECDMVIGMRLHSLIFAVLAGVPFVGVSYDKKVESLAKRVEMWDYSCKLEQFSADEMYESVAEVYDERDRLREVVERKRVKLRRKALENIELMKDRFV, encoded by the coding sequence ATGAAAATTGTTATTTCCGGCTTTTATGGATTGGGTAATACAGGTGATGAGGCAATTCTAGATGCGATGATCGACAACTTGCGTGATTCGCTGGATGAGCCGGACATTACTGTTTTTTCCCTTTCCCCCGAGCAGACAGCTTCTAAACATAATGTTAAAAGTATATACCGCGGCTGGCGCCATGACCTTTGGGGCAAAATTAAAGCCCTTTTGAAGGCTGACCTTTTATTGAGTGGTGGTGGAGGGTTGCTCCAGGATACCACGCCTACTCGTATTATTGGCGGACCTCTACCATATTATTTACTTATTGTCTTTTTAGCTAAACTTTGTGGCACGAAGGTCATGTTTTTCTCTCAGGGAATTGGTCCTGTTAAGACGCCTTATGGAAAGCGTCTCATGAAAATTTTCGGGAACATGGCTGATTTTATTACGGTTCGTGATGCACATTCCAAGGATTCCCTTAAGAAATTAGGCGTGAAGCGTCCTGATTCTGTGGTCACAAGTGATATTGTTTTTGCTTATCAGGGGCATGAGGATACTGTTGCTTATGATTCACTAGGGCTGTCTGGTGATGAGCATTTGGTTGGTGTGAGTGTGCGTCCTTGGTTTGAGGAGAAATCGTATCAGCGTGAGATGGCTAAGTTGCTCGATCGGCTTGTTGAGGAGAAGGGTGTTACGCCTGTTTTTGTGCCGATGGAGGGCGAACATGATGCTGAGGTTTCTCGTCGGGTTGTGAAGCAGATGAATTTTGGTGATCGTGCTTTGGTGCTTGGTACTGATTATTCGCCGAATCAGTATTTGCAGTTTATTCGTGAGTGCGACATGGTGATTGGGATGAGGCTGCATTCGTTGATTTTTGCTGTGTTAGCTGGTGTTCCTTTTGTTGGAGTTAGTTATGATAAGAAGGTTGAGAGTCTCGCTAAGCGTGTGGAGATGTGGGATTACTCTTGTAAGCTGGAGCAGTTCTCGGCTGATGAGATGTATGAGAGTGTGGCTGAGGTTTATGATGAGCGTGATCGGTTGCGTGAGGTTGTGGAGCGTAAGCGGGTGAAGCTGCGTCGTAAGGCTCTAGAGAATATTGAGTTGATGAAGGATCGTTTCGTCTGA
- a CDS encoding nucleotide sugar dehydrogenase — MNKICVIGLGYIGLPTSAVFAQAGYNIVGVDVNENVVNTLNEGNIHIEEPGLPEAVKEAVDSGKLKASTTPEEADVFIIAVPTPVHEDKTANTDYVAKATESILPYLKKGNTIIVESTIPPRTTDDVVAPILTDAGWDLPANDLYVSHCPERVIPGKIMEELIHNTRIVGGLSPEAASKAADVYRSVVKGEIHETTSVEAEMAKLMENTYRDINIAIANELAKVSDKLDVNAHEVINLANMHPRVNIMQPGPGVGGHCIAVDPYFIIEKAKEVTPLMQTARQINDSMPDFVVGQVKELTENLQKPKLAVFGLTYKANVDDIRESPAITVLRKLQAEGYNVAAHDPFVRQEQTDIDLHSVEEALKDADAAIVLADHKQFKEMDPSLFQQYMKTPVVLDTRNCIQKHDDITLYQIGHLTGLKPID; from the coding sequence ATGAACAAAATATGCGTAATCGGACTAGGATATATCGGACTACCAACTTCAGCTGTCTTTGCTCAAGCAGGATACAACATCGTTGGAGTCGACGTAAACGAAAACGTTGTAAACACGTTAAATGAAGGAAACATCCATATTGAAGAACCAGGTCTTCCGGAGGCTGTAAAAGAAGCGGTTGATTCAGGCAAACTAAAAGCATCAACCACACCAGAAGAAGCGGATGTCTTCATTATTGCAGTACCAACCCCTGTACACGAAGACAAAACAGCCAACACGGACTACGTTGCAAAAGCAACTGAAAGCATTCTTCCATACTTAAAAAAGGGAAACACCATCATTGTGGAGTCAACAATCCCTCCACGTACGACTGATGATGTCGTAGCACCAATCCTGACTGACGCAGGGTGGGATTTACCAGCAAACGACCTATATGTTTCCCATTGCCCAGAGCGCGTAATTCCAGGTAAAATCATGGAGGAGCTCATCCACAATACACGTATCGTAGGAGGCCTATCTCCTGAAGCGGCATCGAAAGCAGCTGACGTTTATCGCTCAGTCGTTAAAGGTGAGATCCATGAAACAACATCCGTGGAAGCGGAAATGGCAAAACTGATGGAAAACACATACCGTGATATCAACATCGCGATCGCAAACGAACTGGCAAAAGTATCAGATAAACTAGACGTGAACGCACACGAAGTAATCAACCTAGCAAATATGCACCCACGCGTAAACATCATGCAACCAGGACCAGGTGTTGGCGGTCACTGCATTGCAGTTGATCCATATTTCATTATAGAAAAAGCCAAAGAAGTGACACCTTTAATGCAAACGGCTCGTCAAATTAATGACTCCATGCCTGACTTTGTCGTAGGCCAGGTAAAAGAGTTAACCGAAAATCTACAAAAACCAAAACTAGCCGTATTTGGTCTAACATATAAAGCGAACGTAGACGACATCCGTGAAAGCCCGGCGATCACAGTTCTACGCAAGCTACAAGCTGAAGGTTATAATGTTGCTGCTCACGACCCATTCGTAAGACAAGAACAAACAGACATCGACCTACACAGCGTTGAAGAAGCACTAAAGGACGCCGACGCAGCAATCGTTTTAGCAGATCACAAACAATTCAAAGAAATGGATCCAAGCTTGTTCCAACAATATATGAAAACACCAGTCGTACTCGACACACGTAACTGCATCCAAAAGCACGACGATATTACGCTATATCAAATCGGCCACTTAACCGGACTAAAACCGATCGACTAA
- a CDS encoding WecB/TagA/CpsF family glycosyltransferase → MNKEEYMGVQVSPLSYEEITQQLKQNVSQGEQSTIIAVNPEKIMKSQTDETLRDLINGSTFQIPDGVGVLLASRLKGGDITSRVTGVDMMDRLLQLSADEGYSVFFYGAKEEVVTKAIENIQEKYPAIQVAGYENGYAQDQEALIQKIQDSNADVMFVALGSPKQELWIRENKERLPVKVFQGVGGSFDVFAGHVKRAPAPFRKVGMEWFYRLATDPKRFKRQLALPKFLWRVITKK, encoded by the coding sequence ATGAACAAAGAAGAGTACATGGGGGTGCAAGTCTCCCCCTTATCCTATGAAGAAATCACCCAACAACTAAAACAAAACGTTTCACAAGGGGAGCAATCCACCATCATTGCTGTGAATCCCGAAAAAATCATGAAGAGCCAAACCGACGAAACCCTAAGGGACTTAATTAACGGTTCTACATTCCAAATCCCAGACGGAGTCGGTGTCCTACTCGCTTCACGCTTAAAAGGAGGAGATATCACCTCCCGCGTAACAGGCGTTGATATGATGGACAGGCTCCTTCAACTATCAGCAGACGAAGGCTACAGTGTCTTCTTCTACGGCGCCAAAGAAGAAGTCGTAACAAAAGCGATCGAAAACATCCAAGAAAAATACCCTGCAATCCAAGTGGCAGGCTACGAAAACGGCTATGCCCAAGATCAAGAAGCACTCATCCAAAAAATCCAAGATTCAAACGCCGACGTGATGTTCGTAGCCCTTGGAAGCCCAAAGCAAGAACTCTGGATCCGTGAAAACAAAGAGCGCCTTCCCGTAAAAGTGTTCCAGGGAGTGGGAGGTAGCTTCGACGTCTTTGCAGGTCACGTAAAACGCGCACCAGCCCCATTCCGCAAAGTAGGAATGGAATGGTTTTATCGCCTAGCAACAGATCCAAAGCGATTCAAACGACAACTCGCTTTACCAAAATTCCTATGGCGCGTAATCACTAAAAAATAA
- the murJ gene encoding murein biosynthesis integral membrane protein MurJ yields the protein MSKLKQTALWITLLAFFLKIMGFFRESMIAKEFGASDLTDGFLLSFGFVTLVLAMISNGFNSVFLPHYVKHRQQNLERAERNASGVLNFVIVFFILASAATYFLVPYLVDFIFNPESAVTERVTTEMTQIFFLFMVIIALSGVLESYLQARHSYVPTQISKIMGTIMATLFIVFFADLWGIYSVAYGFLFGTFLGVCIQFFYLYKNGFQWRFEFKLDKEFGKAFLVLLIPALLHSSVGHINLFVDKSFAAGTAGGPVTYLNNASLLMSIPPIIFQTTILAIVFTLLSEHAESKEKFSQTLFTGYQIAIMTLLPIAVGMYIVGEAAISFIYERQEFTPQDTANTVAALKMYIPFILTQGLLVTAVKGMYAKGEAKRIVKISSTTILLNIALNYVLERWLGYPGIALSTSLVNIYYSTIMTLAVYKGLGNGELRRLVSMFGRVILPTIVMAIPLVLLQQFTGVDEMYSLYELLILVPIGIVFYLAGMFVFYREGFNQILRLVRERKNMQS from the coding sequence ATGAGTAAATTAAAACAAACCGCCTTGTGGATCACTCTACTGGCGTTTTTCCTTAAGATAATGGGGTTCTTCCGGGAAAGCATGATCGCCAAAGAATTCGGTGCCAGCGATTTAACCGACGGCTTCTTGCTTTCCTTTGGTTTTGTGACACTCGTTTTGGCCATGATTTCGAATGGCTTTAACTCCGTGTTTCTCCCCCATTACGTGAAGCATCGACAACAAAATTTAGAACGAGCTGAGCGCAATGCGAGCGGGGTTCTGAATTTCGTAATTGTGTTTTTCATTCTCGCAAGTGCCGCTACATATTTTCTGGTTCCCTATTTAGTTGATTTCATTTTTAATCCAGAAAGTGCGGTAACCGAGCGAGTTACGACGGAGATGACGCAGATCTTCTTCCTATTCATGGTGATTATTGCTTTGAGCGGAGTGCTCGAGTCTTACCTTCAAGCTCGACATAGTTATGTGCCGACGCAAATCTCCAAAATTATGGGGACGATCATGGCGACGCTCTTCATTGTATTCTTTGCTGATCTGTGGGGCATCTACAGTGTGGCATACGGATTTTTATTCGGAACGTTTTTAGGGGTATGTATTCAATTTTTCTACCTATATAAAAATGGTTTCCAATGGCGTTTTGAGTTTAAGCTCGATAAAGAGTTCGGGAAGGCGTTTTTAGTTCTTTTGATTCCTGCCCTCCTCCACTCTTCTGTTGGACATATAAATTTGTTCGTCGATAAGTCATTTGCCGCTGGTACGGCAGGCGGACCCGTTACGTATTTGAACAACGCATCGTTATTGATGAGTATTCCGCCGATTATTTTCCAGACGACGATTTTAGCAATTGTGTTCACGTTGTTATCTGAGCACGCTGAGTCTAAGGAAAAATTCTCACAGACGCTTTTCACTGGATATCAAATTGCGATTATGACGCTATTGCCGATTGCAGTTGGCATGTATATCGTAGGCGAGGCTGCGATTTCCTTCATTTATGAGCGTCAGGAATTCACACCGCAGGATACGGCGAATACGGTTGCTGCTTTGAAAATGTACATTCCGTTTATTTTGACCCAAGGGTTGCTGGTGACAGCTGTTAAGGGGATGTACGCTAAAGGTGAAGCGAAGCGAATTGTAAAGATCAGTTCGACTACGATTCTTTTGAACATTGCATTGAACTATGTGTTGGAGCGTTGGCTTGGGTATCCAGGTATTGCGCTTTCGACATCACTTGTAAACATTTATTACTCTACAATTATGACGTTGGCAGTTTATAAAGGGCTTGGTAATGGTGAATTACGACGTCTAGTTAGCATGTTTGGTCGTGTGATTTTGCCTACAATTGTCATGGCAATTCCTTTAGTCTTACTTCAGCAATTCACTGGAGTCGATGAAATGTATTCCTTATACGAACTGTTGATTCTTGTTCCAATTGGGATCGTATTTTACTTAGCAGGAATGTTTGTATTTTACCGCGAAGGCTTTAACCAGATCTTGCGTTTAGTACGAGAGCGAAAGAATATGCAGTCGTAA
- a CDS encoding O-antigen ligase produces MASKHSLTYYLILLHIIIIPLVPAKVYVGPIPVSAQVVLIPLLTLAVIVEYMRKRVEFNTLPIKMFMTLFGLFFLVQIISLSQAVSIIPGIKEMVRYLSYVFLFFIVTKVKFSKQEYHAFAFTFVGTIAAAGLWGITSYAFDINLNKAGVYALEEAYGRVHATMTNPNYWAGFVNFIIPMLLLFAVVRFKERKWQLLMFAVFGIYVINQIFTYTRSAWLIMALAIILTSLLIPKQFYKKMFTIHLIVATLLLGIIVYNLPDVQERTRSAMFVVQSFLPEDTQNGGKDGELSEDEEKNKSFTNKAVVSRTTLWKTGWVMYKENPVLGLGIGNYGERYKEYVTKYPELYVGHDEYSVHNSYLKVGAETGTIGLLSFLAIYVYYYFFLGKQFFLHRRDLTKKLLLIGLFVGSGTYAGQNLANNLIFIPQLNVLFWLISGLIFNYVHTLSDDA; encoded by the coding sequence ATGGCAAGTAAACATTCACTGACGTATTACTTAATTCTTTTACACATCATAATCATTCCGTTAGTGCCAGCAAAAGTGTATGTAGGACCAATTCCTGTATCAGCACAGGTCGTTCTTATACCATTACTAACGCTAGCAGTGATCGTTGAATACATGAGAAAGCGTGTTGAGTTCAACACCTTACCGATCAAGATGTTTATGACCTTATTTGGTTTATTCTTTCTTGTTCAAATCATTTCATTAAGCCAGGCCGTTTCAATCATACCTGGAATTAAAGAAATGGTTCGCTATTTATCCTATGTATTCTTATTCTTCATTGTAACGAAAGTGAAATTCTCAAAGCAGGAATATCACGCATTCGCGTTCACCTTCGTGGGGACAATAGCTGCAGCAGGTTTATGGGGGATTACCTCATATGCATTTGACATTAACCTGAATAAAGCTGGAGTTTACGCCCTCGAAGAAGCATATGGACGTGTTCATGCAACAATGACAAACCCGAACTACTGGGCAGGCTTTGTAAATTTCATTATTCCAATGTTACTCTTATTCGCTGTTGTGCGTTTCAAAGAACGAAAATGGCAATTACTTATGTTCGCCGTATTTGGTATCTATGTAATAAACCAAATTTTCACTTACACACGCTCAGCATGGTTGATTATGGCTTTAGCAATCATCCTTACATCCTTGTTAATTCCAAAACAATTCTATAAAAAGATGTTTACCATCCATTTAATCGTGGCAACGTTACTATTGGGTATAATTGTCTATAACCTACCAGATGTTCAAGAACGTACCAGATCTGCCATGTTCGTCGTACAATCTTTCTTACCAGAAGATACTCAAAATGGTGGTAAAGACGGCGAATTGTCAGAGGACGAGGAGAAGAACAAGTCCTTCACAAACAAAGCAGTAGTGTCTCGTACAACCCTATGGAAAACCGGTTGGGTTATGTACAAGGAGAATCCTGTACTAGGACTTGGTATCGGGAATTATGGTGAACGCTACAAAGAATATGTGACAAAATATCCAGAATTATACGTGGGCCATGATGAGTATTCCGTCCATAACTCCTATTTAAAGGTAGGAGCAGAAACGGGTACAATAGGGTTATTGAGTTTTCTAGCAATTTACGTCTATTACTACTTTTTCCTTGGTAAACAATTCTTCTTACATCGTAGAGATCTTACCAAGAAGTTATTACTGATTGGATTGTTTGTCGGAAGTGGTACCTATGCAGGGCAAAATCTAGCGAACAACTTGATATTTATCCCACAACTAAATGTACTGTTCTGGTTGATCTCAGGGTTAATATTTAATTATGTGCATACATTATCTGATGATGCATAG
- a CDS encoding glycosyltransferase family 4 protein, producing MRILLATVFNYPHTGGLSTHMTTLKAGLEALGHEVDTLSFSDLPYYKQQFFAKGPSMFMNRMAPGKGILLGHKLRAGMLKDLIKKHNAEKPYDLINAQDIYATFAGLDTGIRTVTTVHGYMTYEAISRGSIRSESPEAHLLQEKEKEAYQRTSQVITVDYRIKNYIEQLAGVTGVRVHNFIDVDQFEPQTERRNELRKKFGFSTEDLFIFIPRRLTKKNGVIYPAMALPHIHKTCPNAKVIYAGSGEDEASVRQICQEKGVTDSVHFLGDIPHEVMKDYYAMSDITMIPSVHSEGVEEATSISALEAMGSGVPVIASMVGGLKEIVNHRTNGLLVEERDVQGIADAVAELIEKPTFGRELAWNARKKIEEEYSHISAATKYASIYESVLNKAVTY from the coding sequence ATGAGAATATTATTGGCAACGGTATTTAATTATCCCCATACTGGGGGGTTATCCACTCATATGACTACGCTTAAGGCGGGGTTGGAGGCGTTAGGGCACGAGGTTGATACGCTTTCGTTTAGTGACCTTCCTTATTACAAGCAACAGTTTTTTGCTAAGGGGCCGAGTATGTTCATGAATCGTATGGCTCCTGGAAAAGGCATTTTGCTTGGGCATAAGCTTCGTGCGGGTATGCTGAAGGATTTGATCAAAAAGCACAATGCGGAGAAACCGTATGATTTGATCAATGCTCAGGATATTTACGCAACGTTTGCTGGGCTTGATACAGGCATTCGTACTGTGACGACTGTGCATGGGTATATGACTTATGAGGCGATCAGTCGTGGTTCGATTCGATCGGAGAGTCCAGAGGCGCATCTTTTGCAGGAAAAAGAGAAGGAAGCTTATCAGCGGACAAGCCAGGTCATTACCGTGGATTACCGTATTAAGAATTACATTGAACAGCTGGCTGGGGTGACTGGTGTTCGTGTTCACAATTTTATTGATGTAGATCAATTTGAGCCTCAAACGGAAAGAAGAAATGAGCTTCGCAAAAAGTTCGGCTTTTCTACGGAAGACCTGTTTATTTTTATTCCTAGGCGGTTAACGAAGAAAAATGGTGTGATCTATCCTGCCATGGCTCTTCCGCATATTCATAAAACTTGCCCGAATGCGAAAGTTATATATGCAGGGAGTGGCGAGGATGAAGCGTCCGTTCGCCAGATTTGTCAGGAGAAAGGTGTTACGGATAGCGTGCACTTTCTTGGTGATATCCCTCATGAAGTGATGAAGGATTATTATGCGATGAGTGATATCACGATGATTCCTTCGGTGCATTCAGAAGGTGTTGAAGAAGCAACTTCCATTTCAGCGCTTGAGGCGATGGGCAGTGGTGTTCCAGTTATTGCGTCCATGGTTGGTGGATTGAAAGAGATCGTCAATCATCGAACGAATGGATTGCTCGTGGAAGAGCGTGATGTTCAAGGGATTGCTGATGCTGTCGCTGAGCTCATTGAAAAACCAACATTCGGCCGTGAGTTAGCCTGGAATGCGCGCAAGAAAATCGAGGAAGAATATTCCCATATCTCTGCAGCCACAAAATATGCTAGTATTTACGAATCAGTTTTAAATAAGGCTGTAACTTATTAA